AGACGTAGGATTCGTGCTCGCTGCGAGCAGCCAAATAGCCGCCCAGACCCATCGCAATGCTTCCGGCAGCCATCTCGGCGATACCGGCGATGAGCACTACGTGACCGCTCGCCACCGCGCCAGACAATCCGGCAGCCAGGGCGAACGGCACGGTCAGACCGTCACTCATGCCGATCACGATGTCCCGGACCATCTCTGAGCCGGTGAAGTGGGTTTCTCTGTGGCTGCTGACGGCTCTATACATGAGACCTCCGGATTCGGTGCAGTGTAACGGACGACGAGCGGTACACCTCACGCGGTGCCAATAAATAACACCTGAGAGAAGCTGTGGTCTTTGCCTTCAGCTAGGAGCAATCTCCGGGAGAGTACAGAAGTGGGGCGCTGAAAAGGCCTCAGGCCGCTGGGTCAGTTCTCCGTTTCAACGCAGCAACGAACCCTCACCTCACCTTTACTGTCCGGTCAGGCAACCCAGCCCTTGAATTGCCGGGGGCACGTAACGCGGTGGTAATGATCTGCGCACATGCTGCGGGCCAGGGAGGGTCGGGACCGTGGAAGGCCTGCTGATGACGACGGATGGCAGTTCATTCAAACGCTGGCCATTCCAGTTGCCGCAGACTTAGGTTCAGAAGAAGTGGTGCACCAGGCCACCGGACCAGTGCTGCTGAGTCGCAGCCCCAATGTAAGGTCCAGTGTCAACACGCCCTTTCCCTCTCGTGAAAAGGCTAAGCCACCAGGAACTGCTGCCGACGCTACTCGACACGTCTGCTGAACGCAGCTGAAGGCATCGTTGCCGCTCAATGTCAAGGAGGCCGTGGATGTACCAGAGAGTGTTGGTTCCGATGGACGGCAGTACCTGCAGCGAACAGGCGGCCTCGCTGGCCCTGAGCTTCGCCGCTCGCCTTGGAGCGGAGGTGCAGTTTCTCTATGTCGCGTTCAAGCCTTCCGAGACGAACACAGATTCGGAGTGGGAGCGAACCGAAGCCCACCTTGGGGAGATGCTGCTGGAACACTGGGCGCGGCAGGCCGCTGAGAAACAGCTCGTGGTGGGCACACGGGTTGAGCTCGGGAGTGTACCCGAGTGTATCGTGCGTGCAGCTGAAACGCTGAACTGCGATCTGATCATCATGGGCACACATGGTCGCTCGGGGATGGACCGTGTGCTGCTGGGAAGTGTGGCTGAGCGGGTCTCACGGCTCTCGACACGGCCTCTGCTGCTGGTGCGGCCTGGGACGGTCCACCTTGACCCGTCCACCTGGACACGGCTGCTCATTCCTCTTGACGGCAGCACCTCGAATGCCAACACCCTGCAGCACGCCACTGAGCTGGCGGCCTCCTGTCAGCTGGCCGTCCATCTGGTTTCTATGGTTCCAGACCTCCCCACCATGGGAAGCTTTCCGGGCACCTTCTTCAACGATACCGAGGTGTACCAGCTCGTGGAGATGCACACGACGAAAATGCTGGAACATGCCGAGCAGCAGCTCAGAAAGGCGGGGGTGACGGTGGAAGCAGTCGACATGCTGCAACAGCGAGCGTCTCAGCAGCGCATCGGCGACATCATTGTCAGCGCTGTGACGGCCAGAAACGCAGATTTGATCGTGATGGGGGCGCATGGGCATGGCGGCCTGGACCGACTGCTGCTCGGAAGTGTCGCCGAGCGAGTGACGCTGCTGTCCCCGGTTCCCGTTCTGCTGATCAAGGAGCCTCTCAGGGCCGAGCGCGGCGCACATGGCTCGCCCACGCCCACTGCGATGGTCCTCAATAACTGAGATGGCACTCACCTCGAATCCCATTCTTGGAAATAAAGCTGGGTCAGCGGAACGAGGGGAGGAAGCAGACGGACAGGCGCATAATGGACGTGCAACCGGTGGGGTACCGGGTGTGCGGTCATAAAGAGCCTGTCCGTCTGCTCCGCTCATGACGCAGCTGGGTACGGTCGCGGGAGACCTGTTAGAGGGGCTGAGGGCCGTTCCGGGCCTTGAACATGTCCAAGATCAGGTCGTGACTGCATTGAATCAGCAGATGCCGCAGCTCAACACGCATCCCGGTCCAGCCACCCAGCGCCTGCTGGCCTCCGGAGGCAGAGCGGCAAACGTGTTCGGCTTCGCCACAGCTGGTGATGGCCGTGCGTCCAAACTTCAGGACCCGCAGGTCAGCAACCTCGATTCTCATCTGATAGCCGGTGTTATGACCCGTATAGCAGTCTGTAAACGGCAGCGCATCGTAAAATCTGATGTCAAAAATGAACCGCCAATCTGCTTGATCTGGGAACAGGTCGAACATAGACAGGTAATCCAGATCTCCGCTGGGAGTACCACTGGCAAACAGGAGAACATTGTCGTTCCTGCCTCATCTGCTCAAAGGATGACATCCGGGGACTGCACCAGGGCATCACAGAGCTCGTCATAGGGGGCGCACGAGCGTTCGCGCACGAACCTGCGTTAAGGGCCGGGCAAGCAGGGTCGACACCGAGCGCTCCGCTCGCCTCCTTTTTTGACGTCCAGCGCTATGCTGAAGCAGCCGACAACCTTCTGATATCTCATGACCCTGGTGGTAGCGACTGATCTTCCTGTGGCACACACAACCGATGCTGCTGGCTCTGGTGATCGGAGCCTGGGCGCTGTGCTGGAAGGCTCATCCCTGGACGATTCGTCTGCTGTTCATGGTGGCCTGCCTGCTGTGTGGTGTCACTCTCTCGCTGAATGTAACGTCGCTCAGTTCCGACCCGATGGTTCCGCAGATGGTCCGGTTGATGCTGCTCGCCGAGGGTCTGCCACTGCTGCTGGTTCTGGGACTGGGGCCGCTTCTAAGGCAATGGACCCCGGATGCCTGGGTGGCAGTGGCACTCCGGGCCACCGTGATCCTGGTATGGATGGTGCCGGCCCGCTGGAGTGCCGAACTGGTCCGGGATTCCAGCTCCCTGCTGCCCTGGCTGTGCCTGCTCAGCGGCCTGCTGATGTGGCAGACCATGTCTGCGTACAGCTCTCGTCGGCTGCACCTCCTCTTGAGCCTGCCGATGCTGGTGGCGGGTGGCCTGTTGCTGTTGCCGGTCCTGCTCACGGTGTCCAGTCGACCCTGCCTTTGGAACTTCTCGCCACTCCAGAGCCAGCACGCGGCAGGGCTGATCATGCTGCTCAGTGGACTGCCCGGACTGATATGGTCATTCTGGCCCGGCCCACACAGTCCACGGTCAGTGCTGGACCAGAAGCCACAGACCGTGCTTCCCGCCGCTTTCAGCACGGCTGACGCCTTCTCCAGTGACGAAGTTCTGCATCAGCCGTCTGATCGCTGACGTCCACGTATTCAACCAAACAGCGAATGCCCACCTTCGATTTAAGTTTTGGAGTTGATCATGCGACACAATTTTTTCGATGAAGTTGAACTCCTGCCTCATGTGCGGCAGGTCTTCGGTGACCACTGCCAACTTGTTGGGGTTGAGCCACTGAAGGGCGGAGCGCGCAAACAGGTCTATGTTCTCCAACTCGCGCCGACAGATCAACGCTGCATTCTGTATATCTGGCATGACGTCAACCACTACTTCGCGGACCGCGATGAGCTGGATGTCACCCAGTCCGATGACCAAGCGCCACGCCTCTTCGAGGTCAATACCCGCTTCTTTCAAACGCTCGGCATCCATGTGCCTCAACTGTATGCGTTTGGCGTCCTCGCGGCTGGACACCACTTCGCGTTGGTGGAGCATTTGGGAGTTCAGAATTTCACGACGTTTGCCGAGGCCGCCACACCGGAACGGCAGGCTCAGGTCTTGCAGCAAATCGACACCCTGCTTCACCGCCTGAATCAATGCCAGCGTTCATACCCAGGCACGCTCCTGGATTCCACTTCGCCGTGGGATATGCCCTGCCATGAGCACACGCTGCGGCGGGCGTTGCTGGAGTTGGACGTAGTGGCCCGTACACACGCCCGTATTGCTGAGCACGCGCCGGTGATCCGACAGCGGTTGCAGAGCATGGCCGCACAGCTCGAACCCAGGACGGCGTATCGGATGATTCACGGCGAACTCGGACCGGAGCATATTCTGATTCCCGCTGGAACGACTGCACCCTCTTTCATCGACTTGGACGGCGCACACTACTTCGATGTCGAAGCGGAGCACGCGTTGCTGACCGTCAGGTTCGGAGATGATCTGTATACCCAATTCTTGACACGCGCAGATCTAGAGTTAGATCCGGCCCGGATGGCATTTTATCGACTGGCCCTCTATGTTTCGTTCGTCTATGCCGGGTCTCAGTTTTTGGCATCCGGCTACCCGGACCGTGAGTGGGCTGAGGGGCTGTTTGACTACAACCTGAAGCAAGTGATGGCTGCAATTCAGATCCCCTTCAGCTGACAGCAAGTGCCGTTGTCAGCTCGGGTTTCTGGATCTCGGAGAGAAAGCCTTCCAGGGCCCAAGCACGCGAGCATGCGGCCAGCTCACATATCGATACGTACATCGGTCACACGTCGCTTCCAGAGAGTAAGTGGCTGGAGGGACAGTTACACCAGAGCGGAGCGCCAGTCCAATGGTCCCCTCCTTACGCAGCGACCAGGGGGTGCTCTGTAAATCGCGCTCCTTCAGTCACGTTCAGGCCATGCCTGGACTGCACACAAACGAGGACCGCGCAGCCTACGTCGGCAGTCGGCACGTTGCTGAAGCGATGGACAGCCATCAACTCCTTCTTCCATCTCCTCCAGAACGAACGCAATGTCTGTCTCATGCGCCTCGGGGTTCGGTGTGTCGGGACGCTTTTGACATAGCATCCGGATCACCAGCATTTCCTTCGCGTAGGAGGGCGCACCGACCTTGAAGTGCCCCCGTTTAGTTGGCTAAAGCGATCTCAGAAGCACACTTGTGAACGAGCAGTGGCATGATCCCGCATGACCACATGCCGCTGCTGAAACTTCCAGCAACGACGGCTGAGGTGGCGCTTACACTGCAAGACATGAGCGAGCAGCACAGCCATACAGCGTTTGGCGCCGCCTTCCTGCGCGCCGCCCACCAACTGTTGGATCCACCGCCGCATTTCCTCGACGATCCCGTGACCGTCCAGCTCCTCGCGCCGCAGGCAATTCAGCACCTGCTGGATCACCGCGAGCGCTATCAGGTGGAAGCCTCGCGTCTGCTCCGTGCCCACGTCGTGCTGCGCAGCCGCTTCGCCGAGGATCGCCTGTCTGCCGCCCTCGGACGGGGTGTCCGCCAACTGGTCATCCTGGGCGCCGGATTGGATACCTTCGCGTACCGGCAACCCCTTTGGGCACGTGACCTGACCATCTTCGAGGTGGATCACCACGGCACCCAGGCCCTCAAGCGCCAGCGTCTTCAGGCTGCCCACATTGCATTGCCGGACAACCTCCACTTTGTACCTCTCAACTTAGAGGATCCCACCTGGCCTGCCGCTCTGAACCGGTTCGGTTTCCGGGCGGATGTCCCGACCTTTGTGTCCTGTCTCGGCGTCACGATGTACTTGAGCGGCGCTGCCGTGGAAGGCCTGTTGCGCTGGGCCGCTCAGCTGGCTGTTGGCAGCGAACTGGTGATGTCGTATATGCGCCGAGGGTTACTCCCTCCGGAAAGTCAGGCACAGGCGCAGCGTCTCGCTGACCTCGGCGAGGCACTGAAGACGGCCTTTGATCCATCCGAACTCCTGCAAGAACTGCGGAACAGGGGATTCGGTCAGGTCGGCGTGTTCTCGCACGAGGAGGTGCGACAGCAGTATGGGCATCTTGAGAACGGGACGCTGCCACTCCCCGTGCATCCCGATGTGGCCTATGGGATCTGCGTCGAGAAGCCCCTTTGATAACTGTGACCGTCAGCGAAGCGTGTGCGGGAGGAGAGCGAAACCAAACCGCCTGTGACGTCCATGATCGAAGCCCTCCCCTCTCACACTGCGATCCACTGCGCCAAACTCGTGCTTCACAACGTCGAAACACAGCCATCATCAGGGTTCAAAGACCTGCTGAAGTCTGCGCCCGAATGTCAGCCGATGGAAGAGCGCTGGGCCTCGATCAAACGCTGCGTGTTTGGCAACGTCTGCCTGCACAACATCGCGTTATGGCCTCAATCGCCCGATAATCCCCATCAAAGACTTCGGTGCCGTCTCAGTTATCAGTTACATGAACAGGTCTGTTAAAAAGCAACCTCAACTATCACCTGCTAAAGTACGTTGATTAGCCCAGCCTGACGCAGACAATACAAGTTGTCGCCGCGTTGTTATCGGCTCGCAACTGTCAACAGACACAGAAAGCGAACCTCTGAAAGACCTGCCCTAAAATGGATGGCCTACGATTAGCGTTCTGGGACAGTCAAAGACCTGGCCCGCAATGCCGTCAGAGTTGTGACCAACTTCCATCGACTGAAATCTCAAGGCCAGTCGTAAAGGTCGCGTCGAACGCGAGAAAGAGAGCAGCCTTGATATTTCCTTCGAGGTTCCGAAGCGCTTCATCGGGATGATGCTGAGTGTGTACTCCCTCACGGATGCCCGTGTCGATGGGGCCAGGCGACACCGCGTTGACGCGAATCTCCTGAGGAAGGAACTCGACAGCGAGCACCTGGGCGAAGTTCCGCAAGGCAGGTTTGGCAAGCATGCCTTTGACGTTGGAGACAGAGGTCGTGAGGACGACGGCGCCTCCCCGGTTGATCAGCGGAGTGAGCTTCTGAACCGCAACAAACGGTCCCCTGGCGTTCAGGTTGAACATCTCGTCGTAGATGGCATCGGTCACGCGCTCGAACAGCGTTGGAAGACTGAACCTGGCATTGACGAACAGCAGGTCGAAGGTGTCGAACTCGGCCTTCACCTGAGCCGCGAGCGCGTCGATGTCCGTTAACGAACGCGCATTGTTCGATACCGCGACGGGGCGTGCTTCCCAGGCTCGTGCTGCGCCGATTCCAGGCTGGCTTGCGAGCGACTCGTCACCAGAACCCGCGCACCCCCACCAAGGAGCATCTTCGCTGTCGTGAACCCCATGACGCTGGTGCCGCCGAGAATGACCGCTTGTTTACCTTGCTACCGTTCCCTGTTTCCTGTCCTTGCGCCAGGGCATCTGCACAATTCTGAACTGTTTTGTATTTTAACAGGCACAAAATGGCCGATCAGAGCCGTTGTGAACCAATCATTTCGGAATTCTGTAAGATCACTGGGCTGGACACATCGACGCCAGCGACATTGACCACGGCCTGCCACGCGGCTTCCTGGTTGGTGCGATCGTGAAAGTGCGGGTGGCGCATCGCCTCAATCGGGCCGGTAAGTTTCTTGGGTGCCGAGGCGAAGAATTGCCCGGAAACGTCGGTTCCGAAGTTCGATGCCTGCAGGTACCGACGGGCCGCAGTCTCCGGCGTCTGCGTCATGCCAGGGACGAGCCTCACCAGTGGAATCAACAGGTACTTCAAGGCCGCGCCAGCGTTTCGCGACGCCTGGGTGTCGGGCGCGCTGCCGGGCGAGACGGCGTAGACGGCCATCCCGGAGGGCAGTCGACGGGCCAGCGCTGCCGCCCACCAGGCAATGATGAGTTTCGCGTCGGCATACGCCCGGTTGGCCATGTACTTCACGTTCGGCGCGCCGCGCAGCAGGTCTTCCACCGCAGAGATTCGGTTGCCGTTATGATGCTCGGCTGCGAAGGCCGCTACGTCGGTGAAGCTGAACATGGGGACGTCCCCTCGGGCAGGTTCCGCGCCGGCGATCACAATTCGCGCTTCAGGGCTCAGCAGGTTGGCGTGGAGTAAGCCGACCGCCAGTTGATGATGGCCGATGAGCGGTGCTTCCGCCGCCTCGACGCCCGCCGCCGTGACGACCTGCGTCTTCCCCGGGACCATCCCTGCATTGAGCAGCAGGAAATCGATCCGCTGACCTCGCTTGATAAGCTCGGCAAGGGCGAACTGAACGCTGGACGGCTTGTCGAGGTCCAGCTCCAGGGGCGTGAAAACCTGCCGCTTGGTCTGGGCCGCCAACTGTGCGGCCGTCTCTTGAACCTTGGCCAGGCTGCGCCCAGTGATGATGATCTCGGCCCAGCCTTCTTCGGCAAGCGTGCGGGCTGCGGCCTGGCCGAGTCCTGAGGTTGCGCCGGTGACGAGGGCAAGCGAATGATTCATGGGCGACTCCGTGAGGAAAGGGTGAGGAAAGAGTATGGTCGCAGGAGTCCCGCGACGAAGGGGTGACCTTGTTGTTTTCTAACTGTTTGATTGTATATTAGGGCAACGCTGGCAGTCAAGGAGTTGAGAACTGAATGATTCAAAATGCCAAAAGGCCCCCTGGGCGCCCACGAAGCTTCGACGAGCGGGATGCGCTGGAAAAGGCGACCCGGGTGTTCAGGTCGAAGGGCTACGACGGCGTGACGATCGACGATCTTGTCGCTGGCATGGGCGTGGGGCGACCGAGCCTGTACGCCGTCTTCGGAGACAAGCGGACGCTCTTTTTGCGCGTTCTCAAGCTCTATGCCGAGGCCAAGGGGGCCGGCGCTGCGAAGGCACTCTTCTCACCGACAACTCTTCGTGACTCGCTCGTTGGCTTCCTGCGGCACGCCGTAGAAAGCGCGACCGACGAAGCGTCCGCCCCGGGATGTCTGCTGGTGTGCGTTGCGCCACTCGTGGACGATGCCGAGGTCCGGCAGTTTTTGCAGTATGCCGTGGCAGGCGGCGTGGCGCTCGTGGAACGCCGGTTCTCCGATGCGATCAGCGCGGGAGAATTACCATCTGGCTTTCCCGCGACCTCGCGCGCGACCCAGGTCGTCGACCTGTCGCGTGGTCTGACGGTGCGCGCACAGATGGGAACGTCGCGCAAGACGCTTCTCAAAGACGCTGAGGAAGCGGCCGAGTTGGTGCTCCTGCCGTGGCGTGAACATCCGACGACAAACGGTTGATGGGTCGTGTGGCCTGAACGGGGTTGAGGGAGGCTGACCCGCTGCGTCCGACCCGAACCCTTAACGTGCGTTGTCGCCTGAATTGCCCTTGTCACGTGGCTATGCTGCTGCGCCCGCCACCGACCGGCCTGTGTCGGCCAGCAGCGTAGCGAAGAGCGGAACCAGCCAGCGAGTGTTGTTCATCGCCGCCCTCTTCGTTATGCCTTCGAGTTGCCTGTGGTAGTCCAGCAGCGGATGCAGTGCACTGGGGGCGACCACCGCGAGCGCATGCACGCCTCTGCTTAAACTCACGTACAGCAAGCGAGTCTCGAACTCGGTCGCCGCATCGAACTCCAGTCCTTTCGCCAGATGCATCGGCAGGATCACCACCCCGCCCTTGTAGCGCGCCTGCTCGTCGAGAATCGGTTGGGCGTCAACGTCGTGGCGCATCAGTGCTGGCACGAGTAGAGCCGCATCGACGGTGCGCCGGACGACGATGGCGATATTGGCGTGCCCGGCTGCCTGTACGGCCATGCCGATGCCCCGTCCCGATCATCGTCCTTGCGGACCCTGAGCGTGTTGAGAATCAGCGCTCGTTTCTGCATCTTGGAACCACGGAGTGGATCAGCAAGCCGGTGTTGGTGCGGGCGCTGGTAGCACGTATCCAACTGCACCTCCGGCGACCTCACGAGCAAGACACGCTGTCGTATAGCGGGTTACGGGCCGTCCCAGACAAGCAACGGGTGACGTTCGAAGGGAAAGCGCTCAACCTGACCGATATGGAGTGCAGGATCCTGGCGTTGATGCTGCGGGAACGGGGCGGATCGACCATGATGGGTCTGAGCGCAGCAATGTCATGGATGTGCACCCTGGCACTAAATACGGTGCGGAGTATGTGAAAGTGCACTGACCGAGTGGATGCTCATGACAATGGGGCTATGCGGCTCTGCTCTTCGCCTCTTGATCAGCCGTCCGGTACTCTGTGCTTGCCGGTTCATGTGCAGCAGCTAGTGAATGTCGGTCAGGTCTTCCTGACGTAACTGAAGCAGCACGGTGCGAACCAGATACGGTCGCCCTTCCCCATTCGACAGACGGCTCGCCTGAAGACGCGTGCGCAGGGCTTCAAGCAGCGCCGCCACCTCATGCGCTGCCGCCGCATCCAGCTGATAAATTCCTGCGAAGTCGCCACCCGGCTCCGGATGCACCTGTGCCCACGTCATCCCTTCCGGAAGCGCCGTTTCACTGTGTAACTCTCCGGACGCGTCGCGGTAGATCAGGCGGTTCATCAGACCCAGATCCCGCGTGGCCCGCGCCATGACCCGGGCCTCTAGCCGCTGGAGCGGGGCCGCCTGCCGGGTCATCTGCACCTCCAGATCTGCAAACGGTGTCAGGGCGAACGGCACGATCAGCGCACTGGAAACGGCCCGGTATTGCCGCTCCGGACGGCCTGCCCGGGGTCGTTGCCCGGTTTCGAGCAGCAACCCGGCGGCTCGAAACTGCTTGATCCAGTACAGCAGCCGCTCGACCGACACGCCGAGTTCACGGGCCGCCTCGGCTGCGGAGTGTTCCCGGCCGATGAACGGTTCCAGAAAACGCCGCGATTCGGGCCGCGCCAGCAGCGTGGCCTGGACGCTGGTCTGGGCTGTCCACCACGGTTCCAGAGGTGTACCAAAAAGAGGCTCGGACATTTTTGGTAGCCTACTGCCACGCTGGAGCGATGACCAGTCATGCTGTCTTCGCCC
This is a stretch of genomic DNA from Deinococcus ruber. It encodes these proteins:
- a CDS encoding universal stress protein; its protein translation is MYQRVLVPMDGSTCSEQAASLALSFAARLGAEVQFLYVAFKPSETNTDSEWERTEAHLGEMLLEHWARQAAEKQLVVGTRVELGSVPECIVRAAETLNCDLIIMGTHGRSGMDRVLLGSVAERVSRLSTRPLLLVRPGTVHLDPSTWTRLLIPLDGSTSNANTLQHATELAASCQLAVHLVSMVPDLPTMGSFPGTFFNDTEVYQLVEMHTTKMLEHAEQQLRKAGVTVEAVDMLQQRASQQRIGDIIVSAVTARNADLIVMGAHGHGGLDRLLLGSVAERVTLLSPVPVLLIKEPLRAERGAHGSPTPTAMVLNN
- a CDS encoding SDR family NAD(P)-dependent oxidoreductase, which codes for MNHSLALVTGATSGLGQAAARTLAEEGWAEIIITGRSLAKVQETAAQLAAQTKRQVFTPLELDLDKPSSVQFALAELIKRGQRIDFLLLNAGMVPGKTQVVTAAGVEAAEAPLIGHHQLAVGLLHANLLSPEARIVIAGAEPARGDVPMFSFTDVAAFAAEHHNGNRISAVEDLLRGAPNVKYMANRAYADAKLIIAWWAAALARRLPSGMAVYAVSPGSAPDTQASRNAGAALKYLLIPLVRLVPGMTQTPETAARRYLQASNFGTDVSGQFFASAPKKLTGPIEAMRHPHFHDRTNQEAAWQAVVNVAGVDVSSPVILQNSEMIGSQRL
- a CDS encoding phosphotransferase family protein is translated as MRHNFFDEVELLPHVRQVFGDHCQLVGVEPLKGGARKQVYVLQLAPTDQRCILYIWHDVNHYFADRDELDVTQSDDQAPRLFEVNTRFFQTLGIHVPQLYAFGVLAAGHHFALVEHLGVQNFTTFAEAATPERQAQVLQQIDTLLHRLNQCQRSYPGTLLDSTSPWDMPCHEHTLRRALLELDVVARTHARIAEHAPVIRQRLQSMAAQLEPRTAYRMIHGELGPEHILIPAGTTAPSFIDLDGAHYFDVEAEHALLTVRFGDDLYTQFLTRADLELDPARMAFYRLALYVSFVYAGSQFLASGYPDREWAEGLFDYNLKQVMAAIQIPFS
- a CDS encoding SDR family oxidoreductase, which encodes MGAARAWEARPVAVSNNARSLTDIDALAAQVKAEFDTFDLLFVNARFSLPTLFERVTDAIYDEMFNLNARGPFVAVQKLTPLINRGGAVVLTTSVSNVKGMLAKPALRNFAQVLAVEFLPQEIRVNAVSPGPIDTGIREGVHTQHHPDEALRNLEGNIKAALFLAFDATFTTGLEISVDGSWSQL
- a CDS encoding helix-turn-helix domain-containing protein, which translates into the protein MSEPLFGTPLEPWWTAQTSVQATLLARPESRRFLEPFIGREHSAAEAARELGVSVERLLYWIKQFRAAGLLLETGQRPRAGRPERQYRAVSSALIVPFALTPFADLEVQMTRQAAPLQRLEARVMARATRDLGLMNRLIYRDASGELHSETALPEGMTWAQVHPEPGGDFAGIYQLDAAAAHEVAALLEALRTRLQASRLSNGEGRPYLVRTVLLQLRQEDLTDIH
- a CDS encoding class I SAM-dependent methyltransferase; translation: MSEQHSHTAFGAAFLRAAHQLLDPPPHFLDDPVTVQLLAPQAIQHLLDHRERYQVEASRLLRAHVVLRSRFAEDRLSAALGRGVRQLVILGAGLDTFAYRQPLWARDLTIFEVDHHGTQALKRQRLQAAHIALPDNLHFVPLNLEDPTWPAALNRFGFRADVPTFVSCLGVTMYLSGAAVEGLLRWAAQLAVGSELVMSYMRRGLLPPESQAQAQRLADLGEALKTAFDPSELLQELRNRGFGQVGVFSHEEVRQQYGHLENGTLPLPVHPDVAYGICVEKPL
- a CDS encoding TetR/AcrR family transcriptional regulator, coding for MIQNAKRPPGRPRSFDERDALEKATRVFRSKGYDGVTIDDLVAGMGVGRPSLYAVFGDKRTLFLRVLKLYAEAKGAGAAKALFSPTTLRDSLVGFLRHAVESATDEASAPGCLLVCVAPLVDDAEVRQFLQYAVAGGVALVERRFSDAISAGELPSGFPATSRATQVVDLSRGLTVRAQMGTSRKTLLKDAEEAAELVLLPWREHPTTNG